From a single Ammospiza nelsoni isolate bAmmNel1 chromosome 11, bAmmNel1.pri, whole genome shotgun sequence genomic region:
- the RPL29 gene encoding large ribosomal subunit protein eL29, producing the protein MAKSKNHTTHNQSRKWHRNGIKKPKTHRYESLKGVDPKFLRNMRFAKKHNKKGLKKMQANNAKQAAQQAAQQKKD; encoded by the exons ATGGCCAAGTCCAAGAACCACACCACGCACAACCAGT CCCGTAAGTGGCACAGAAATGGCATCAAGAAGCCCAAAACCCATAGATATGAATCTCTCAAAGGG GTTGATCCCAAGTTTCTGAGGAACATGAGATTTGCAAAGAAACACAACAAGAAGGGGCTGAAGAAGATGCAGGCCAACAATGCCAagcaggcagctcagcaggCTGCTCAGCAGAAAAAGGACTGA